A stretch of the Ictidomys tridecemlineatus isolate mIctTri1 chromosome 5, mIctTri1.hap1, whole genome shotgun sequence genome encodes the following:
- the Apcdd1l gene encoding protein APCDD1-like isoform X1 translates to MSVGGHLGLDWLFSSISPVWLIETEGPVDQENIAVGPGFVTPGTREVTGEVRSGHLRWEPPCQPPAPEGMPITAVLPPHLDGPWISTGCEVRPGPEFLTRSYTFYPNRHFRAYQFYYGDASCQQPTHSLLIKGKVRLRRASWVTRGATEADYHLHKVGIAFHSHRALLDVIRHLNQTHAIQDCMGRLPPAQAWLPGALYELLSTRTQGDCMVALGFSMHELSLVRVQRSLQPQPRAAPQLVEELYLGDVHTTWAERHYYRPTGYQRPLQSALHHARPCPACQLIARADERHPPVLPAPVALPLRLGGRWASTGCEARPAVLFLTRLFTFHGAGRSWEGYYRHFSDPACRRPTFTVFAAGRYSRGTPSARVHGATELVFEVTRAHVTPMDQVTAAMLNLSEPSSCGGPGAWSVGAERDVTVTNGCLPLGIRLPHVEYELFKMEQDPRGQSLLFIGQRPTDGSSPDTPEKRPTSYQAPLVLCRGQAGAAPRSLQPRGGGPCPPDTPLALLLLLPELAFLQWP, encoded by the exons ATGTCCGTGGGAGGACACCTTGGCCTGGATTggctcttttcttccatttctccaGTTTGGCTGATTGAAACCGAGGGGCCGGTGGACCAGGAGAACATTGCTGTGGGTCCTGGCTTTGTCACAC CTGGCACCAGAGAAGTGACCGGGGAAGTGAGAAGTGGCCACCTCCGCTGGGAGCCCCCTTGCCAGCCACCCGCGCCTGAAGGCATGCCCATCACTGCAGTTCTGCCCCCCCACCTTGATGGCCCCTGGATCTCCACTGG CTGTGAGGTGCGACCAGGCCCAGAGTTCCTCACCCGCTCCTACACCTTCTATCCCAACCGCCACTTCCGGGCCTACCAGTTCTACTATGGAGATGCCTCCTGCCAGCAGCCAACCCACTCTCTGCTCATCAAGGGCAAAGTCCGCCTGCGCAGGGCCTCCTGGGTCACTCGGGGTGCCACCGAGGCCGACTACCACCTGCACAAGGTGGGCATCGCCTTCCACAGCCACCGTGCCCTGCTCGATGTCATCAGGCACCTCAATCAGACCCACGCCATCCAGGATTGCATGGGAAGGctgcccccagcccaggcctggctGCCAGGAGCACTGTATGAGCTGCTGAGCACCCGGACCCAGGGGGACTGCATGGTAGCACTGGGCTTCAGCATGCATGAGCTCAGCCTGGTCCGTGTGCAACGCAGCCTGCAACCACAGCCCCGGGCTGCACCCCAGCTTGTGGAGGAACTGTACCTGGGGGACGTCCACACCACCTGGGCGGAGAGGCATTACTACAGGCCCACCGGCTACCAGCGCCCACTGCAGAGTGCCCTG CACCACGCGCGGCCCTGCCCGGCCTGCCAGCTCATCGCGCGCGCTGACGAGCGCCACCCGCCAGTGCTGCCTGCCCCCGTGGCCCTGCCACTGCGCCTGGGCGGCCGCTGGGCCAGTACAGGCTGCGAGGCGCGCCCGGCCGTGCTCTTCCTCACGCGGCTCTTCACCTTCCACGGCGCCGGCCGCTCCTGGGAAGGGTACTACCGCCACTTCTCGGACCCCGCCTGCCGCCGGCCCACCTTCACCGTCTTCGCCGCCGGCCGCTACTCCAGGGGCACGCCGTCTGCCAGGGTCCACGGCGCCACCGAGCTGGTGTTCGAGGTCACGCGAGCCCATGTGACTCCAATGGACCAGGTCACCGCGGCCATGCTCAACCTCTCGGAGCCGAGCAGCTGCGGGGGTCCCGGGGCCTGGTCTGTGGGCGCCGAGCGGGACGTCACGGTCACCAACGGCTGCCTGCCGCTGGGCATCAGGCTCCCCCACGTGGAGTACGAGCTTTTCAAGATGGAGCAAGACCCCCGCGGGCAGAGCCTGCTCTTCATCGGACAGAGGCCCACCGACGGGTCAAGTCCAGACACCCCAGAGAAGCGCCCCACTTCCTACCAGGCACCCCTGGTGCTCTGCAGGGGGCAGGCTGGAGCCGCCCCCAGGTCCCTGCAGCCCCGTGGAGGGGGGCCGTGTCCTCCTGACACCCCTCTCGCCCTGCTGCTCCTACTCCCAGAGCTGGCCTTCCTCCAGTGGCCATGA
- the Apcdd1l gene encoding protein APCDD1-like isoform X2: MPAAMLPYACMLVLLGVWLIETEGPVDQENIAVGPGFVTPGTREVTGEVRSGHLRWEPPCQPPAPEGMPITAVLPPHLDGPWISTGCEVRPGPEFLTRSYTFYPNRHFRAYQFYYGDASCQQPTHSLLIKGKVRLRRASWVTRGATEADYHLHKVGIAFHSHRALLDVIRHLNQTHAIQDCMGRLPPAQAWLPGALYELLSTRTQGDCMVALGFSMHELSLVRVQRSLQPQPRAAPQLVEELYLGDVHTTWAERHYYRPTGYQRPLQSALHHARPCPACQLIARADERHPPVLPAPVALPLRLGGRWASTGCEARPAVLFLTRLFTFHGAGRSWEGYYRHFSDPACRRPTFTVFAAGRYSRGTPSARVHGATELVFEVTRAHVTPMDQVTAAMLNLSEPSSCGGPGAWSVGAERDVTVTNGCLPLGIRLPHVEYELFKMEQDPRGQSLLFIGQRPTDGSSPDTPEKRPTSYQAPLVLCRGQAGAAPRSLQPRGGGPCPPDTPLALLLLLPELAFLQWP, translated from the exons TTTGGCTGATTGAAACCGAGGGGCCGGTGGACCAGGAGAACATTGCTGTGGGTCCTGGCTTTGTCACAC CTGGCACCAGAGAAGTGACCGGGGAAGTGAGAAGTGGCCACCTCCGCTGGGAGCCCCCTTGCCAGCCACCCGCGCCTGAAGGCATGCCCATCACTGCAGTTCTGCCCCCCCACCTTGATGGCCCCTGGATCTCCACTGG CTGTGAGGTGCGACCAGGCCCAGAGTTCCTCACCCGCTCCTACACCTTCTATCCCAACCGCCACTTCCGGGCCTACCAGTTCTACTATGGAGATGCCTCCTGCCAGCAGCCAACCCACTCTCTGCTCATCAAGGGCAAAGTCCGCCTGCGCAGGGCCTCCTGGGTCACTCGGGGTGCCACCGAGGCCGACTACCACCTGCACAAGGTGGGCATCGCCTTCCACAGCCACCGTGCCCTGCTCGATGTCATCAGGCACCTCAATCAGACCCACGCCATCCAGGATTGCATGGGAAGGctgcccccagcccaggcctggctGCCAGGAGCACTGTATGAGCTGCTGAGCACCCGGACCCAGGGGGACTGCATGGTAGCACTGGGCTTCAGCATGCATGAGCTCAGCCTGGTCCGTGTGCAACGCAGCCTGCAACCACAGCCCCGGGCTGCACCCCAGCTTGTGGAGGAACTGTACCTGGGGGACGTCCACACCACCTGGGCGGAGAGGCATTACTACAGGCCCACCGGCTACCAGCGCCCACTGCAGAGTGCCCTG CACCACGCGCGGCCCTGCCCGGCCTGCCAGCTCATCGCGCGCGCTGACGAGCGCCACCCGCCAGTGCTGCCTGCCCCCGTGGCCCTGCCACTGCGCCTGGGCGGCCGCTGGGCCAGTACAGGCTGCGAGGCGCGCCCGGCCGTGCTCTTCCTCACGCGGCTCTTCACCTTCCACGGCGCCGGCCGCTCCTGGGAAGGGTACTACCGCCACTTCTCGGACCCCGCCTGCCGCCGGCCCACCTTCACCGTCTTCGCCGCCGGCCGCTACTCCAGGGGCACGCCGTCTGCCAGGGTCCACGGCGCCACCGAGCTGGTGTTCGAGGTCACGCGAGCCCATGTGACTCCAATGGACCAGGTCACCGCGGCCATGCTCAACCTCTCGGAGCCGAGCAGCTGCGGGGGTCCCGGGGCCTGGTCTGTGGGCGCCGAGCGGGACGTCACGGTCACCAACGGCTGCCTGCCGCTGGGCATCAGGCTCCCCCACGTGGAGTACGAGCTTTTCAAGATGGAGCAAGACCCCCGCGGGCAGAGCCTGCTCTTCATCGGACAGAGGCCCACCGACGGGTCAAGTCCAGACACCCCAGAGAAGCGCCCCACTTCCTACCAGGCACCCCTGGTGCTCTGCAGGGGGCAGGCTGGAGCCGCCCCCAGGTCCCTGCAGCCCCGTGGAGGGGGGCCGTGTCCTCCTGACACCCCTCTCGCCCTGCTGCTCCTACTCCCAGAGCTGGCCTTCCTCCAGTGGCCATGA
- the Apcdd1l gene encoding protein APCDD1-like isoform X3 encodes MPAAMLPYACMLVLLGAGTREVTGEVRSGHLRWEPPCQPPAPEGMPITAVLPPHLDGPWISTGCEVRPGPEFLTRSYTFYPNRHFRAYQFYYGDASCQQPTHSLLIKGKVRLRRASWVTRGATEADYHLHKVGIAFHSHRALLDVIRHLNQTHAIQDCMGRLPPAQAWLPGALYELLSTRTQGDCMVALGFSMHELSLVRVQRSLQPQPRAAPQLVEELYLGDVHTTWAERHYYRPTGYQRPLQSALHHARPCPACQLIARADERHPPVLPAPVALPLRLGGRWASTGCEARPAVLFLTRLFTFHGAGRSWEGYYRHFSDPACRRPTFTVFAAGRYSRGTPSARVHGATELVFEVTRAHVTPMDQVTAAMLNLSEPSSCGGPGAWSVGAERDVTVTNGCLPLGIRLPHVEYELFKMEQDPRGQSLLFIGQRPTDGSSPDTPEKRPTSYQAPLVLCRGQAGAAPRSLQPRGGGPCPPDTPLALLLLLPELAFLQWP; translated from the exons CTGGCACCAGAGAAGTGACCGGGGAAGTGAGAAGTGGCCACCTCCGCTGGGAGCCCCCTTGCCAGCCACCCGCGCCTGAAGGCATGCCCATCACTGCAGTTCTGCCCCCCCACCTTGATGGCCCCTGGATCTCCACTGG CTGTGAGGTGCGACCAGGCCCAGAGTTCCTCACCCGCTCCTACACCTTCTATCCCAACCGCCACTTCCGGGCCTACCAGTTCTACTATGGAGATGCCTCCTGCCAGCAGCCAACCCACTCTCTGCTCATCAAGGGCAAAGTCCGCCTGCGCAGGGCCTCCTGGGTCACTCGGGGTGCCACCGAGGCCGACTACCACCTGCACAAGGTGGGCATCGCCTTCCACAGCCACCGTGCCCTGCTCGATGTCATCAGGCACCTCAATCAGACCCACGCCATCCAGGATTGCATGGGAAGGctgcccccagcccaggcctggctGCCAGGAGCACTGTATGAGCTGCTGAGCACCCGGACCCAGGGGGACTGCATGGTAGCACTGGGCTTCAGCATGCATGAGCTCAGCCTGGTCCGTGTGCAACGCAGCCTGCAACCACAGCCCCGGGCTGCACCCCAGCTTGTGGAGGAACTGTACCTGGGGGACGTCCACACCACCTGGGCGGAGAGGCATTACTACAGGCCCACCGGCTACCAGCGCCCACTGCAGAGTGCCCTG CACCACGCGCGGCCCTGCCCGGCCTGCCAGCTCATCGCGCGCGCTGACGAGCGCCACCCGCCAGTGCTGCCTGCCCCCGTGGCCCTGCCACTGCGCCTGGGCGGCCGCTGGGCCAGTACAGGCTGCGAGGCGCGCCCGGCCGTGCTCTTCCTCACGCGGCTCTTCACCTTCCACGGCGCCGGCCGCTCCTGGGAAGGGTACTACCGCCACTTCTCGGACCCCGCCTGCCGCCGGCCCACCTTCACCGTCTTCGCCGCCGGCCGCTACTCCAGGGGCACGCCGTCTGCCAGGGTCCACGGCGCCACCGAGCTGGTGTTCGAGGTCACGCGAGCCCATGTGACTCCAATGGACCAGGTCACCGCGGCCATGCTCAACCTCTCGGAGCCGAGCAGCTGCGGGGGTCCCGGGGCCTGGTCTGTGGGCGCCGAGCGGGACGTCACGGTCACCAACGGCTGCCTGCCGCTGGGCATCAGGCTCCCCCACGTGGAGTACGAGCTTTTCAAGATGGAGCAAGACCCCCGCGGGCAGAGCCTGCTCTTCATCGGACAGAGGCCCACCGACGGGTCAAGTCCAGACACCCCAGAGAAGCGCCCCACTTCCTACCAGGCACCCCTGGTGCTCTGCAGGGGGCAGGCTGGAGCCGCCCCCAGGTCCCTGCAGCCCCGTGGAGGGGGGCCGTGTCCTCCTGACACCCCTCTCGCCCTGCTGCTCCTACTCCCAGAGCTGGCCTTCCTCCAGTGGCCATGA